The following proteins are co-located in the Paenibacillus sp. JNUCC32 genome:
- the helD gene encoding RNA polymerase recycling motor HelD: MAISDQDWKEEQARVTEVTAKIGNKISQLEASVGDIREVVIDMRKDFWDEVTVNFSNPDDLGETSTNLRQQSQVLAEREHAHLQSSKLLKKYRKLVESPYFGRIDFQEDGTAETETIYLGTGSFLDEKMETFLVYDWRAPISSLYYDGAPGPAQYETPSGTVKGEMLLKRQFVIHNGEIKVLFDTGVTIGDELLQQVLSHSADDRMKSIVATIQKEQNAVIRNDKTRMLIVQGAAGSGKTSAALQRVAYLLYKYRETLRADQMILFSPNPLFNSYVSTVLPELGEDNMQQTTFQSYLEHRLGKEFDLEDVFTQMETLLNADDSPRYRARLESISYKSSGAYLDTIRRYKELLEKGGMLFKPVVFQGKVIVSSEEMASQFYGYDSAVKLAGRIDLMKEWMLKRLSEFAQTEKDAPWVEEQIQLLDTEDYQRAFQTMRRKQNRKADTFDDFDKEKDVLAKMVVSSRLKPLRRWIKRFRYVDVKGMYRKLYTDESLFRRAAGNLETLPEHWDEICNLTVASLDDKALLYEDATPFLYLKELLQGFRTNTSIRHVIVDEVQDYSAFQLEFLKRLFPRAKMTVLGDLNQAIYAHGEALGSLENLVSLYGEEDTEVINLTQSYRSTYEIVNFTRQMIPGGERIVPFNRQGEAPRVVRVNDEEELHGAIVSDIRELHEQGFQYVAVICRTEEESRRVHQQLSADISARLITKTTPAFEKGTLVVPAYLAKGVEFDAVIIYNGAEDVYHRESDRKLFYTACTRAMHKLHVYHIGEKSHFISDQA; this comes from the coding sequence ATGGCTATCAGCGATCAAGATTGGAAAGAGGAACAGGCGCGGGTAACGGAAGTAACAGCAAAAATCGGAAATAAAATATCCCAGCTGGAAGCGAGCGTCGGCGATATCCGTGAAGTCGTCATTGACATGCGGAAGGACTTCTGGGACGAAGTTACGGTAAACTTCAGCAACCCGGACGATTTGGGCGAAACGTCCACCAACCTGAGACAGCAGTCGCAGGTGCTCGCCGAACGCGAGCATGCTCATCTGCAGTCCAGCAAGCTGCTTAAAAAGTACAGGAAGCTGGTGGAATCCCCATACTTCGGACGCATTGACTTTCAGGAGGATGGAACTGCGGAGACCGAAACCATTTATTTGGGAACAGGTTCTTTTTTGGACGAAAAGATGGAGACGTTTCTGGTTTACGACTGGCGCGCACCCATCTCTAGCCTGTATTACGACGGTGCGCCGGGCCCTGCCCAATATGAGACGCCTTCGGGTACGGTCAAGGGCGAAATGCTGCTTAAGCGCCAATTCGTCATCCATAACGGCGAGATCAAGGTGCTGTTCGATACCGGCGTGACCATCGGAGATGAACTGCTGCAGCAGGTGCTCAGCCATAGCGCGGATGACCGCATGAAGAGTATCGTGGCTACGATTCAGAAGGAACAGAACGCGGTCATCCGAAATGACAAAACCCGCATGCTGATCGTGCAGGGGGCTGCCGGAAGCGGAAAGACCTCGGCTGCACTGCAAAGGGTGGCTTATCTGCTGTACAAGTACCGGGAGACGCTCCGGGCCGACCAGATGATCCTGTTCTCCCCGAATCCGCTGTTCAACAGCTATGTGTCCACGGTGCTTCCCGAGCTCGGCGAGGACAATATGCAGCAGACGACCTTCCAGTCCTATCTGGAGCACCGGCTCGGTAAGGAGTTCGATCTCGAAGACGTGTTCACGCAAATGGAAACCCTGTTGAATGCGGATGATTCGCCGCGTTACCGGGCACGCTTGGAGAGCATATCGTATAAATCCTCGGGGGCTTATCTGGACACCATCAGACGATACAAGGAGCTGCTGGAAAAGGGAGGCATGCTCTTTAAGCCGGTCGTATTCCAGGGGAAGGTGATTGTCAGCTCGGAGGAGATGGCATCGCAGTTCTATGGCTATGATTCGGCGGTTAAGCTTGCTGGCCGCATTGATCTGATGAAGGAATGGATGCTTAAGCGCCTGTCGGAGTTTGCCCAGACCGAGAAAGATGCCCCGTGGGTAGAGGAGCAGATCCAGCTGCTGGATACGGAAGATTACCAACGGGCCTTTCAAACGATGAGACGCAAGCAAAACCGGAAGGCAGACACGTTTGACGATTTCGATAAGGAAAAAGACGTCCTTGCGAAAATGGTGGTCAGCAGCCGGCTCAAGCCGCTTCGACGTTGGATCAAGCGGTTCCGGTATGTGGACGTCAAGGGTATGTACCGTAAATTGTACACGGACGAATCCTTATTCCGCCGGGCGGCGGGAAATTTGGAGACGCTCCCTGAACATTGGGATGAAATATGCAATCTTACCGTTGCGTCCCTGGACGACAAAGCATTGCTTTACGAAGACGCCACGCCGTTTCTCTATTTGAAGGAACTGCTGCAAGGGTTCCGTACGAATACGTCGATACGCCATGTCATTGTCGATGAAGTTCAGGATTATTCCGCATTTCAGCTGGAGTTCCTGAAGCGTTTGTTCCCGCGGGCCAAAATGACGGTGCTGGGGGACCTCAACCAAGCCATTTATGCTCATGGAGAGGCACTCGGAAGCTTGGAGAATCTGGTGAGTCTGTATGGCGAAGAGGATACGGAGGTCATTAATCTGACCCAAAGCTACCGGTCGACGTATGAAATCGTTAACTTCACGCGACAAATGATACCGGGCGGGGAGCGGATCGTTCCTTTCAACCGGCAAGGCGAAGCTCCTCGAGTCGTTCGGGTGAACGATGAAGAAGAACTTCATGGCGCGATCGTATCCGATATCCGCGAGCTTCATGAGCAGGGATTCCAATACGTTGCGGTGATCTGCCGGACAGAAGAGGAGAGCAGGCGCGTACATCAGCAGCTGTCGGCGGATATCTCCGCCCGCTTAATCACCAAAACCACGCCGGCCTTTGAAAAGGGAACGCTGGTGGTTCCCGCCTACTTGGCCAAAGGCGTGGAGTTTGACGCGGTGATTATCTATAACGGCGCCGAGGACGTGTACCACCGGGAAAGCGATCGTAAGCTGTTCTACACGGCATGTACGCGTGCCATGCATAAACTGCATGTCTATCATATCGGGGAGAAGAGTCACTTTATCTCCGATCAAGCTTAA
- a CDS encoding methyl-accepting chemotaxis protein, with translation MKIKTKLILSSTILATVTAVIVIIAFITSNMTEKRFSKIIEEDQKVIYNLTQLETLLTGVSNDERGYLLTGDSTFADSLKSKQESVVKLMAETKGLMTAEEDQKVFNEIEAGYVVYSEAIAEVLNKLGYDTGFYKAVPFRVYEAAFNKEREVRKSFSELIAKFTVHKNETLAKQADQIAASSRFQNLIIMLIGAAAVVYFAIQGYLLTRSIRPLNQMSSQLLKIAEGGGDLVTRLHITTKDEIRDVADAYNKLVDGFRELVVQVQDTAGKVGIAASTLHSTTEEIRQASHQTSGIMEELAAGVENQLQDTEETTATVTDMAEGMKHIALAAQDVSGLAAAANKLAAEGEQALVHTLTQMEGIRTSVDQSAQSVRALGEKASNIGAMGQIIIEIAEQTSLLALNASIEAARAGEHGRGFAVVAAEVRNLADQASNSSVEIRQFVHELQQDIVNLAGVMEQGTREVTEGMNVAQGAERAFKEIEQSVGELNGQIQSVTAATEQMNSGAGELVHAIRRIQEVTETTAGGTQSVSAATEEQLASMEEITNSVEDLNVMSGKLRQLMSGFKV, from the coding sequence ATGAAGATAAAAACAAAATTAATTCTTTCGTCTACGATACTTGCGACGGTTACGGCGGTTATCGTAATCATTGCGTTTATCACATCGAATATGACGGAGAAGAGGTTCAGCAAGATTATTGAAGAGGACCAGAAGGTCATTTATAACCTGACGCAATTGGAGACCCTGTTGACTGGCGTTTCCAATGATGAGCGGGGCTACTTATTGACCGGGGATTCGACCTTTGCAGATTCATTGAAATCGAAACAGGAGTCCGTCGTCAAACTCATGGCCGAAACCAAAGGCTTAATGACGGCAGAAGAAGACCAGAAGGTATTTAACGAGATTGAAGCCGGTTATGTCGTATACTCCGAGGCTATTGCCGAGGTATTGAACAAATTGGGGTATGACACCGGTTTTTACAAGGCGGTCCCTTTCCGGGTGTACGAAGCTGCCTTTAACAAGGAGCGGGAAGTGCGCAAGTCATTTAGCGAGCTGATCGCAAAGTTTACGGTACATAAAAATGAAACCCTGGCGAAGCAGGCTGATCAGATTGCGGCCAGCAGCCGGTTTCAGAATTTGATCATCATGCTGATCGGAGCGGCCGCCGTCGTTTATTTTGCCATACAGGGCTATCTCCTGACCCGTTCGATCCGTCCGTTGAACCAGATGAGCAGTCAGCTTCTGAAGATTGCCGAAGGCGGGGGTGATCTGGTTACCCGATTACACATTACAACGAAAGATGAAATCAGGGATGTAGCCGATGCTTATAATAAATTGGTCGATGGCTTCAGGGAGCTGGTCGTCCAAGTGCAGGATACTGCAGGTAAAGTGGGTATCGCTGCTTCGACGCTGCATTCGACGACAGAGGAAATCCGTCAAGCCTCCCACCAAACGTCCGGGATTATGGAAGAGCTGGCTGCCGGGGTAGAGAACCAGCTGCAGGATACGGAGGAAACGACGGCGACCGTTACGGATATGGCGGAAGGCATGAAGCATATCGCGCTTGCAGCCCAAGACGTTTCCGGGCTGGCGGCAGCGGCGAACAAGCTTGCGGCTGAAGGGGAACAGGCACTTGTACATACGCTAACCCAGATGGAAGGCATCCGTACCAGCGTGGACCAATCTGCGCAATCCGTGCGTGCGCTCGGAGAGAAGGCCTCCAACATCGGGGCGATGGGACAGATCATCATCGAAATTGCGGAGCAGACCTCACTGCTTGCCTTGAATGCCTCCATTGAGGCCGCTCGGGCTGGCGAACATGGCAGAGGTTTTGCGGTCGTCGCCGCAGAGGTCCGGAATTTGGCTGATCAGGCATCGAACTCCTCCGTCGAAATTAGACAGTTCGTTCACGAGCTGCAGCAAGACATCGTGAATCTGGCCGGCGTGATGGAACAGGGAACCCGCGAAGTAACCGAAGGCATGAACGTGGCGCAAGGAGCCGAGCGAGCCTTTAAGGAAATCGAGCAGTCGGTCGGCGAATTGAACGGTCAGATTCAAAGCGTCACCGCTGCAACCGAACAGATGAATTCGGGAGCCGGGGAGCTCGTTCACGCGATCCGTCGAATCCAGGAGGTCACGGAGACGACGGCAGGCGGTACGCAAAGCGTCAGTGCCGCAACGGAAGAGCAGCTGGCGTCCATGGAAGAAATCACAAATTCCGTTGAAGATCTTAACGTGATGTCTGGCAAGCTTCGTCAGTTGATGTCCGGCTTTAAAGTATAA
- a CDS encoding MFS transporter has translation MENKKWDLVALASIPLIMTLGNSMLIPILPQISKVLGISSFKVSMLITVYAVVAILLIPIAGYLSDRYGRKKIIIPSLIIAALGGAVSAVAAWLLSGTGAYYVILAGRFLQGIGAAGAFPIVIPLVGDMFKEEEEVSKSLGIIETSNTFGKVVSPILGALLGSFIWFLPFISIPVLCLISLVLVIFLVKTPKSNNNDKQSLREFLKTTKGVLHEKGRWLYAIFAIGGIAMFGVFGVLFYLSETLESTYKLHGVVKGLVLAIPLALLCLSSYLAGKFTGKNKAAKKWTGFAGMVILTASLIVTGFNEQIYFVVGMMTLGGIGIGMVLPCMDTLLTEGVEKEQRGTITSLYSSMRFIGVSLGPPVVSLLLGANHWVMFGTLAAVAAVGGLLTLFAVKPEAKEDDSGGNSYRVDFKKPQGLKKKGLVHK, from the coding sequence ATGGAAAACAAGAAATGGGATCTGGTTGCCCTAGCATCCATACCACTCATCATGACGTTAGGCAATTCCATGCTGATTCCCATTTTGCCGCAAATTTCCAAAGTTTTAGGGATCAGCTCCTTTAAAGTGAGTATGCTGATAACGGTGTATGCCGTTGTAGCCATCTTGCTGATTCCGATCGCCGGGTATTTGTCGGATCGGTATGGAAGAAAGAAGATCATCATCCCGAGCTTGATTATTGCGGCGTTAGGCGGAGCTGTGTCCGCGGTAGCTGCCTGGCTGCTAAGCGGGACAGGGGCGTATTATGTCATATTAGCCGGCCGGTTTCTACAGGGAATCGGCGCAGCGGGGGCTTTCCCGATCGTCATCCCGCTTGTCGGCGACATGTTCAAAGAGGAAGAAGAGGTTAGCAAAAGCCTGGGAATCATCGAAACCTCCAACACGTTCGGTAAGGTTGTCAGTCCGATATTGGGTGCGCTGCTGGGAAGCTTCATCTGGTTCTTGCCCTTCATATCGATTCCGGTTCTATGCCTGATTTCACTCGTGCTCGTCATTTTTCTCGTGAAGACGCCAAAGTCGAATAACAATGATAAACAATCTCTGCGTGAGTTTTTGAAAACGACCAAGGGGGTTTTGCATGAGAAGGGAAGATGGTTGTATGCGATATTCGCCATCGGCGGCATCGCAATGTTTGGCGTATTCGGCGTTCTTTTTTATTTGTCGGAGACGCTGGAAAGCACTTACAAATTACATGGCGTAGTAAAAGGATTGGTGCTTGCAATTCCACTGGCTTTATTATGCCTATCTTCTTATTTAGCCGGTAAATTTACGGGCAAAAACAAAGCGGCAAAGAAGTGGACCGGTTTCGCCGGCATGGTTATTTTGACGGCTTCCCTGATCGTCACCGGCTTTAACGAACAGATCTATTTTGTCGTCGGAATGATGACGCTTGGCGGTATCGGAATCGGCATGGTGCTGCCGTGTATGGATACGCTGCTGACGGAAGGCGTGGAGAAGGAGCAGCGCGGCACCATCACCTCGCTTTACAGCAGCATGCGTTTTATCGGGGTATCGCTGGGGCCGCCGGTCGTTTCTCTCCTGCTGGGCGCGAACCACTGGGTGATGTTTGGCACGCTGGCAGCCGTGGCGGCTGTAGGCGGCCTGCTTACGTTGTTCGCGGTGAAGCCGGAGGCAAAAGAGGACGATTCCGGAGGGAATTCATACCGGGTCGATTTCAAGAAACCGCAAGGATTGAAAAAGAAAGGTCTTGTCCATAAATAA
- a CDS encoding MFS transporter, producing the protein MNDINTKQPLWTKEFITLMVSNLFLFLTLQMMLTTLPAYAKEAFTASPLQVSLITSLFAFSAIASRFVSSKALEKGKLRLLLYVGLLISLAATLGYYWASGIAFLLLMRILFGIGFGMTSTSFPTMASDVIPIKRLGEGMGYFGLSTTLAMSIGPMIGLTLLQSGGFTPLVFITVFINLLIFPLAYLLTSRAAKRNAERPAAVQPRVEDKPKGSFNKKLILPSVLNFLMSITYGGLLSFMALFGAEAHLRNPQYFFLFNAIAIILVRPFSGRIYDRYGHKALVIPSAILMVSGLLLLTFATSTGSMLLSALCYGIGFGAMQPSIQTWMIQEVHPLQRGMANGMFFNSLDFGVAIGSIALGAIAKSTSYAIMYRYSAIALVLLILIYIIMQAAGKSRSQSTTAVEDTEATAAG; encoded by the coding sequence ATGAATGATATCAACACGAAACAACCGCTATGGACCAAAGAATTCATCACGTTGATGGTCAGCAACCTTTTTCTGTTCCTGACCCTGCAGATGATGCTGACCACGCTGCCCGCATACGCCAAGGAGGCGTTCACGGCAAGCCCCTTGCAGGTGAGCCTCATAACCAGCCTGTTCGCCTTCAGTGCGATCGCGTCCCGCTTCGTATCAAGCAAAGCGCTGGAAAAAGGAAAGCTGAGGCTGCTGCTGTACGTCGGGCTGCTGATTTCCCTGGCAGCCACGCTCGGTTATTACTGGGCGAGCGGCATAGCCTTCCTGCTGCTGATGCGCATATTGTTCGGCATCGGCTTTGGGATGACAAGCACCTCGTTTCCAACCATGGCATCGGATGTCATTCCAATCAAACGCTTGGGCGAGGGCATGGGGTATTTTGGGCTATCCACTACGCTTGCCATGTCGATCGGTCCCATGATCGGCTTGACGCTGCTGCAAAGCGGCGGTTTCACTCCGCTCGTGTTCATCACGGTCTTCATCAACCTTCTGATCTTCCCTCTCGCCTACCTCCTGACATCAAGAGCGGCTAAACGGAACGCGGAGCGCCCTGCAGCGGTTCAACCCCGAGTTGAGGATAAACCGAAGGGCTCCTTCAACAAAAAGCTGATCCTTCCCAGCGTCCTCAACTTTTTGATGTCGATTACGTACGGCGGATTGCTGAGCTTCATGGCATTGTTCGGAGCGGAGGCTCACCTCCGGAATCCCCAGTACTTTTTCTTGTTCAACGCCATTGCCATCATTCTCGTACGGCCGTTCTCCGGCAGAATTTATGACCGGTACGGACATAAGGCGCTTGTTATACCCTCTGCGATTCTGATGGTATCCGGCTTGCTCCTGCTTACCTTCGCCACATCGACGGGATCCATGCTGTTATCGGCACTTTGCTACGGCATAGGCTTTGGGGCGATGCAGCCGTCCATCCAGACCTGGATGATTCAGGAGGTTCATCCGCTGCAGCGCGGCATGGCCAACGGCATGTTCTTCAACTCCCTGGATTTCGGCGTGGCCATCGGCTCGATCGCGCTCGGCGCCATCGCCAAATCCACATCCTATGCCATCATGTACCGATACTCGGCGATTGCGCTCGTGCTGTTGATCCTGATTTATATCATCATGCAGGCAGCCGGCAAGTCGCGTTCCCAATCCACCACGGCAGTCGAGGACACCGAGGCTACCGCGGCAGGTTAA
- a CDS encoding MarR family winged helix-turn-helix transcriptional regulator, producing MKIPKRNPSIGFHLGYTYRRASQLFANALKPYDITPEQWLVLYHIGEHEGLNQKEVAAKADKDQPTTTRILDLLEKKGYTRKAVSVNDRRAFQLFLTDTGKELIEATTAIESQCGSQLIEGIDEKQLEMFWDTLSRINANIHNLHNNRRDVPHE from the coding sequence TTGAAAATACCTAAACGCAACCCTTCCATCGGTTTTCATCTGGGTTACACCTATCGGCGCGCATCCCAATTGTTTGCCAATGCCCTGAAGCCCTATGACATCACCCCCGAGCAATGGCTGGTTCTGTACCACATCGGCGAGCACGAGGGCCTGAATCAGAAGGAAGTTGCCGCCAAAGCGGACAAAGACCAACCCACGACAACCCGTATTCTGGACCTGCTCGAGAAAAAAGGATACACTCGCAAAGCCGTATCGGTTAACGACCGGAGAGCTTTTCAGCTCTTTTTGACAGATACAGGCAAGGAACTGATTGAAGCGACCACAGCCATCGAAAGTCAATGCGGAAGCCAATTAATCGAGGGCATTGACGAGAAGCAATTGGAGATGTTCTGGGACACACTCTCGCGCATCAATGCCAACATACACAACTTACACAACAACAGGAGAGATGTTCCACATGAATGA
- a CDS encoding glycerophosphodiester phosphodiesterase, whose translation MSQLINFAHRGSSAICPENTMAAFAKGLEQGATGIETDVQMTKDGKLVLIHDESVARTTGAEGLVKDYTYDELAKLDAGSWFGADFQGERIPLLEELLELTQNRGTIVNIELKNGTIQYPELEKRVIEAVRHYNMAEQIVISSFNHYSLVECKLIDPEIRTGLLYGEGLYQPWEYAKLAKADALHAYHRAVLPEWVTEAKQHGVAYHPWTVNDEGRMKELMDAGVAGIITDYPDVLNGLLQTKGA comes from the coding sequence ATGTCACAATTGATCAATTTCGCGCACCGCGGGTCATCGGCCATATGCCCCGAGAATACGATGGCTGCCTTTGCCAAAGGCTTGGAGCAGGGAGCTACCGGGATCGAAACCGACGTCCAAATGACGAAGGACGGAAAGCTGGTATTGATCCATGACGAGAGCGTCGCCCGCACGACGGGGGCCGAGGGGCTTGTCAAGGATTATACATACGACGAGCTGGCCAAGCTGGACGCAGGCTCATGGTTTGGTGCCGATTTCCAAGGCGAACGGATTCCGCTGCTGGAAGAGCTGCTGGAATTGACCCAAAACCGCGGCACGATTGTTAATATCGAGCTGAAGAACGGAACGATCCAATATCCCGAGCTGGAAAAGCGCGTGATTGAGGCTGTAAGGCATTACAACATGGCGGAGCAAATCGTCATTTCGAGCTTCAATCATTATTCCCTGGTGGAATGCAAACTTATTGATCCAGAAATTCGTACCGGGCTGCTGTACGGCGAAGGGCTGTACCAGCCGTGGGAATACGCCAAATTGGCTAAAGCGGATGCCCTGCACGCATACCATCGGGCGGTTCTGCCGGAGTGGGTAACGGAAGCGAAGCAGCATGGCGTCGCCTATCATCCGTGGACCGTGAATGACGAGGGACGGATGAAAGAGTTGATGGATGCGGGCGTTGCGGGCATCATTACGGATTATCCGGATGTGCTGAACGGACTGCTGCAAACCAAGGGAGCGTGA
- a CDS encoding SLC45 family MFS transporter, whose protein sequence is MRKTWLLGFGFFSISITWALYNAFVPYFLEDYISSVAWIGFFMTIDNYFALFLQPWIGSRSDRTHTRYGRRMPYLLIGMPLGALFTAMIPFHNGMATLLLFMVLMNLAMSLYRSPTVSLMPDITEEKRRTRANGIINFMGGLGSILAFGVGSVLYSAHASLPFIAAAGVTLVSLFILKTFIQEKRDAPGYQAQTAARAKISFKSQINRTTVLLLAAIFFWFVAYQGVETLFTLYGKNEMGLTESQASFSLTFFSLAFVLFAIPSGWLGGKFGKKRLILIGVSGLLIVFALVPWVESLLLLRVLLTVGGLFWACININSYPFIVSTGSEDSIGTRTGMYYLVSSLAAISSPPLLGKLIDGMGYSILFYCAAGSMLLALICMLMIRHQETDQSAKAQNASASLS, encoded by the coding sequence GTGAGGAAAACATGGCTGCTGGGATTCGGCTTTTTCAGCATTAGCATTACCTGGGCGCTGTACAATGCGTTTGTGCCCTACTTTCTGGAGGATTACATATCCAGTGTCGCATGGATCGGTTTTTTTATGACGATCGACAATTACTTTGCCTTGTTCTTGCAGCCATGGATTGGAAGCCGAAGCGACCGTACCCACACCCGGTACGGCAGAAGAATGCCTTACCTGCTTATCGGAATGCCGCTAGGCGCTTTGTTTACGGCCATGATTCCGTTTCATAACGGAATGGCGACGTTGTTGCTGTTCATGGTCCTCATGAACCTGGCCATGAGCCTGTACCGTTCGCCAACCGTTTCATTGATGCCGGATATAACGGAAGAGAAGCGGCGCACCAGAGCCAACGGCATCATCAACTTCATGGGCGGCTTGGGGTCCATATTGGCATTCGGCGTGGGCTCGGTGCTGTACAGCGCCCATGCGTCGCTGCCTTTCATTGCAGCTGCCGGCGTAACGCTTGTCTCTTTGTTCATTCTGAAGACGTTCATCCAAGAGAAACGCGACGCTCCGGGCTATCAAGCCCAGACGGCCGCCAGGGCCAAAATTTCCTTTAAAAGCCAAATCAATCGAACGACGGTGCTGCTGCTGGCGGCCATATTCTTCTGGTTCGTGGCGTACCAAGGGGTGGAGACGCTGTTTACGCTGTACGGGAAGAATGAGATGGGGCTGACGGAATCGCAGGCGTCCTTTTCCTTGACGTTTTTTTCGCTCGCCTTCGTTCTGTTTGCGATTCCCAGCGGATGGCTTGGCGGTAAATTCGGGAAGAAACGGCTGATCCTGATCGGCGTCAGCGGGCTGCTGATTGTCTTTGCGCTCGTCCCATGGGTAGAATCGCTGCTGCTGCTTCGCGTACTGCTGACCGTTGGCGGATTGTTTTGGGCCTGCATCAATATCAATTCTTACCCTTTCATCGTATCGACCGGATCGGAGGACAGCATCGGAACGCGGACAGGAATGTACTATTTGGTATCTTCGCTGGCGGCGATATCGTCGCCGCCTCTGCTGGGCAAGCTTATTGACGGAATGGGGTATTCGATCCTGTTTTATTGCGCCGCCGGCAGCATGCTGCTTGCGCTGATCTGCATGCTGATGATTCGTCATCAGGAAACGGATCAATCCGCTAAAGCGCAGAACGCCTCCGCCAGCTTGTCCTAG
- a CDS encoding LacI family DNA-binding transcriptional regulator — MTTIYDIAKKTGYSPTTVSKVFNNYPDVREKTRVKILETAKEMGYLPNANARSLTTKRSWTIGILFVEATGAGIRHPYFGAVIESFKKISVSKGYDLMFISKDVGGRRSSYVEHCKIRGVDGVVVILSSNDDPDFQELLDSGIPCVILDSSPEHVHSVYSDNIGGSMLAIRYLHSLGHRSIAHISGGLNTFAGEQRQHGYETALRELDLNLREEYITGSDFYSTESGYEAMKRLLALADRPTAVYAAGDLLALGAIRAVLDHGLSVPGDVSVIGFDDIEMSRYITPALTTVRQDTEQLGKVAAEILLSSIEERDTAVKSVMLPVELMIRESCRPVT, encoded by the coding sequence TTGACAACGATTTACGATATTGCGAAGAAAACAGGTTATTCGCCTACGACGGTATCCAAAGTCTTCAACAATTATCCGGACGTCCGGGAAAAGACGAGGGTCAAGATCCTGGAAACCGCGAAGGAAATGGGGTATCTTCCAAACGCCAATGCCAGGTCACTTACGACCAAGCGATCCTGGACTATCGGCATTCTTTTTGTTGAAGCCACGGGAGCCGGAATTCGGCATCCCTATTTTGGAGCCGTCATCGAAAGCTTTAAGAAAATCTCCGTATCCAAAGGGTATGACCTGATGTTCATTTCCAAGGATGTCGGCGGCCGAAGAAGCAGTTACGTGGAGCATTGCAAAATCAGGGGCGTCGACGGCGTTGTGGTCATCCTGTCGAGCAACGATGATCCCGATTTCCAGGAGCTGCTGGATAGCGGCATTCCGTGCGTCATTCTGGATTCGTCACCGGAGCACGTGCATTCGGTTTACTCCGACAATATCGGAGGCAGTATGCTGGCAATCCGGTATTTGCACTCGCTTGGACATCGCAGCATTGCCCATATTTCGGGCGGATTGAATACGTTTGCAGGCGAGCAGCGCCAACATGGCTATGAAACAGCGCTGCGTGAGCTGGATCTGAACCTAAGGGAAGAGTACATAACCGGCAGCGATTTTTACTCCACCGAGAGCGGATACGAAGCCATGAAGAGGCTGCTTGCGCTCGCGGATCGGCCGACAGCCGTTTACGCCGCTGGGGATTTGCTCGCGCTTGGAGCGATTCGAGCCGTGCTGGACCATGGCCTGAGCGTGCCGGGAGACGTGTCGGTCATCGGCTTTGACGATATTGAAATGTCCCGCTACATTACCCCTGCATTAACGACGGTCCGCCAGGATACGGAGCAGCTTGGCAAGGTTGCCGCGGAGATCCTTCTTTCTTCAATCGAAGAGCGGGATACCGCCGTGAAGTCGGTTATGCTGCCAGTCGAATTAATGATCCGGGAGTCCTGCCGCCCGGTCACCTAA